From Candidatus Neomarinimicrobiota bacterium, the proteins below share one genomic window:
- a CDS encoding glycosyltransferase family 4 protein, giving the protein MKILMVLMNEFTHDLRVLKEGKSLIESGHDVNLIALKDDHTLAVEMTEGIHVFRIQVKSRSILPKNYIFWFIKYLEFVKKAIHKGKKLKPDIVHCHDLNTLIIGTILKKKLKIPLVYDSHELYLDRNFPKPVHVIWKTIERYGIRRADKVFVENPSRGLILEKRYGIHGTIPLRNCQQLKVYSRTDVLKRKLELGSKERIVLYQGIVTKARGMDTLLEMMNFLPDFVHLVILGDGAYFNVIKDYIDNKKLRRIHLLGQIPLHDLPSYTASADIGISLIQNINKNHYYALSNKIFEYMSAGLPVVFSDFPEMRRVITEEQVGLVVDETNPDKAAQAVMTILNNPDLYNRMSRNAIKAVQEKYNWDKEVQILKDYYDSLSK; this is encoded by the coding sequence ATGAAAATACTTATGGTGTTGATGAATGAATTCACTCATGATTTGAGAGTCCTGAAAGAGGGGAAAAGTCTTATTGAATCAGGGCATGATGTAAATTTGATTGCTTTGAAAGATGATCATACATTGGCTGTCGAAATGACAGAAGGGATTCATGTTTTTCGGATACAAGTGAAAAGCCGTTCAATACTTCCTAAAAATTATATATTCTGGTTTATAAAATATCTGGAATTTGTAAAAAAGGCAATTCACAAAGGGAAAAAGCTAAAACCGGATATTGTTCATTGTCACGATTTAAACACATTGATTATAGGTACTATTCTCAAGAAAAAATTGAAAATTCCTTTGGTTTATGATTCTCATGAATTATATCTGGATCGAAATTTTCCAAAACCTGTTCACGTGATTTGGAAAACAATTGAAAGGTATGGCATCAGGCGGGCAGATAAAGTATTTGTTGAAAATCCTTCCCGAGGGCTAATTCTTGAAAAGCGTTATGGGATTCATGGAACAATCCCGTTAAGAAACTGTCAGCAATTAAAAGTCTATTCCCGGACTGACGTTTTAAAAAGAAAGCTGGAGTTGGGATCAAAAGAAAGAATTGTTCTGTATCAGGGAATTGTCACCAAGGCCAGAGGGATGGATACTTTACTTGAGATGATGAATTTTTTACCGGACTTTGTACACCTTGTCATTTTGGGAGATGGCGCTTATTTTAATGTAATAAAAGATTATATAGATAACAAAAAATTGAGGCGCATTCATCTTTTGGGTCAAATTCCCCTCCATGATTTACCCAGTTATACAGCCTCTGCTGATATCGGAATTTCCCTGATTCAGAATATTAACAAAAACCATTATTATGCATTATCAAATAAAATATTTGAATACATGTCTGCCGGATTACCCGTTGTTTTTAGTGATTTTCCCGAAATGCGCCGGGTTATTACAGAAGAACAAGTTGGATTGGTCGTTGATGAAACAAATCCAGATAAGGCAGCTCAAGCAGTAATGACAATTCTAAATAATCCTGATCTTTATAATAGGATGAGTCGAAATGCCATAAAAGCTGTCCAGGAAAAATATAATTGGGATAAAGAAGTCCAGATTCTTAAAGATTATTATGATTCCTTATCAAAATGA
- a CDS encoding O-antigen ligase family protein — MIKSEPLENQTSLLKSKVIWFLVIIDLYAIMTACLPDIYPLGSVIGLISLFLLYFIPELGPALFLGGGFLFAFFLGANPAITVLILFITLLGAILYFLRREDDYKGIHNDYSVYFLILFTAVIVAGFFYTTNKVYASSKVYRYVVYNMVAFLIPILYFKDMLKIRRILDIIWYFNALLILISLYVIFLGGADLSIRFDLMGRVNPIWIARALGMGILISIDWFYRYKSRWIHFLLLLYIGFSVWIIILSGSRGPMLGTLVGIMIYIMYIKERTFWKRFGYILAALLLLGMIVLILPKDMLFNKFGSVRASLSVLQRIALWEEAIGQIVENPVLGRGTGGYQIFSAYFGKYPHNIFLEAGAEQGIPAMIILAVFLLRPLSLIPSLLKTHKRQIAVLFFAFWTNYMINAMVSGDITSNYLVWFFISSLIMLKQSVPRESV, encoded by the coding sequence TTGATAAAATCAGAACCATTGGAAAACCAGACATCACTCCTTAAATCAAAGGTGATATGGTTTCTTGTCATCATTGATTTGTATGCAATTATGACGGCATGCCTGCCGGATATATATCCCCTGGGATCTGTTATCGGGCTGATCAGTCTTTTTTTGCTATATTTTATTCCGGAACTAGGTCCTGCTTTGTTTTTGGGAGGAGGTTTTTTATTTGCCTTTTTCCTGGGAGCAAATCCGGCCATTACCGTATTGATCCTTTTTATCACGTTATTGGGAGCCATTCTGTATTTTCTTCGCAGAGAAGATGATTACAAGGGTATCCACAACGATTATTCCGTTTATTTTCTGATTCTTTTTACGGCGGTGATTGTTGCCGGATTCTTTTATACGACGAATAAAGTGTATGCTTCGTCAAAAGTCTACCGTTACGTTGTATACAATATGGTTGCCTTTCTTATACCGATTTTATATTTCAAAGATATGCTTAAAATTCGTCGGATACTGGATATCATCTGGTATTTCAATGCTTTACTCATCTTGATCAGTCTTTATGTGATTTTTCTGGGTGGTGCTGATCTGTCCATACGGTTCGACCTGATGGGCCGGGTGAATCCCATCTGGATTGCCAGGGCGCTTGGAATGGGTATTCTCATCAGCATCGACTGGTTTTACCGCTATAAAAGCCGGTGGATTCACTTCCTTTTGTTACTGTATATCGGTTTTAGTGTTTGGATCATCATTCTGTCGGGTTCCCGGGGGCCCATGTTAGGCACCTTAGTTGGGATTATGATTTATATCATGTACATTAAGGAACGGACTTTCTGGAAACGCTTTGGTTATATTCTGGCGGCTCTTCTACTATTAGGAATGATTGTTTTAATTCTACCGAAAGATATGTTATTCAATAAATTTGGTTCTGTAAGGGCCAGTTTATCTGTTTTACAACGCATTGCTTTATGGGAAGAAGCTATTGGTCAAATTGTGGAAAATCCTGTTTTAGGCAGGGGAACCGGTGGGTATCAGATTTTCAGCGCTTATTTTGGAAAATATCCACATAATATTTTTCTGGAGGCCGGTGCAGAGCAGGGAATTCCGGCTATGATTATTCTGGCGGTGTTTCTTCTGCGTCCTTTATCTCTGATACCATCTCTTTTGAAAACTCATAAACGACAAATTGCCGTTCTTTTCTTTGCATTTTGGACCAATTATATGATCAATGCGATGGTAAGTGGAGACATCACCAGTAATTATCTTGTATGGTTTTTTATTTCCTCACTGATTATGTTAAAACAATCTGTCCCCCGGGAGTCTGTATGA